A stretch of [Clostridium] scindens DNA encodes these proteins:
- a CDS encoding phage tail protein — protein MAEEKTNKALDDITGIVDNMGKIVTNANTIFAQLAESLSKTGVSFDTLSSDMAGVMPNILGVIAGYESVKGAVGIVTGGIGNAIGAVDKIGKGMMKIPEIFSGIGDKIGLLGSSFSDFTKVLIKPIQDFAPKVIETANKIGSTVSSIGEKVGAFGGKVLSKFQGLTGKLGEIGSYLGKWGTEVSSSFSVVLDKAASFGMGFLKLMGIGAGIGLVVAGLGLLHQAYGDEIDGLLEMMMTKGPEIITNLCNGIVEALPALMEQGALLLNSLMLAITANLPALLAGGFSILSGLIEGIAAQLPMLVPTAITLILTLIQGLLDNIPQLISSGLTLLMGLAQGLINAIPILIAMAPGIIQSLLTGILTMIPQIIQTGIVLIGQLAIGLVEAIPKIIDAIPQIIDSIKSSFSSVDWGAVGHDIIEGIKNGIGKAASMLLDMVVDVGHKAFNAIRDLFKINSPSRVFRDKIGKMMALGMGIGFESNVPLGEMKKGLGQALKTLEGQASVAMSTFGGGISYQNSILSGGSAMQGFDFDEFERRQRKINNERTDRPVFLNGRQVNRALKKGVPVTV, from the coding sequence ATGGCAGAAGAAAAGACAAACAAAGCGTTAGATGACATTACCGGCATAGTAGATAATATGGGAAAGATTGTAACAAACGCAAATACCATATTTGCCCAATTGGCAGAGTCATTGTCAAAAACCGGAGTATCATTTGATACGCTCAGTTCAGACATGGCAGGCGTAATGCCGAATATATTAGGCGTAATTGCAGGTTATGAAAGTGTAAAAGGTGCAGTAGGGATTGTGACTGGTGGCATTGGCAATGCGATAGGAGCAGTAGACAAAATAGGTAAGGGAATGATGAAAATCCCAGAGATATTTTCGGGAATTGGAGATAAGATAGGACTTTTAGGATCTAGTTTTTCAGATTTTACAAAAGTACTGATAAAGCCGATACAAGACTTTGCCCCTAAAGTGATAGAGACTGCGAATAAAATAGGCTCAACCGTATCATCAATAGGGGAGAAAGTTGGAGCCTTTGGTGGGAAAGTTTTATCCAAATTCCAAGGACTTACAGGCAAGTTAGGGGAAATAGGCTCCTATTTAGGAAAATGGGGAACGGAGGTTAGTTCGTCTTTTTCAGTTGTTTTGGATAAAGCAGCTAGTTTTGGGATGGGGTTCCTCAAATTAATGGGGATAGGCGCAGGTATCGGACTGGTTGTCGCTGGTTTAGGCCTGTTGCACCAGGCATATGGTGATGAGATTGATGGATTGCTGGAGATGATGATGACAAAAGGTCCTGAGATTATTACAAATCTGTGCAATGGAATTGTAGAAGCATTGCCCGCATTGATGGAACAAGGAGCACTACTTCTTAATAGCCTGATGTTGGCGATAACGGCCAATCTACCGGCCCTTTTAGCAGGAGGATTCAGTATACTATCCGGGCTGATTGAAGGAATTGCGGCACAACTCCCTATGCTGGTACCGACAGCGATTACATTAATACTAACATTGATCCAAGGACTGCTTGACAATATCCCGCAGTTGATCAGTTCGGGCCTAACTTTACTTATGGGATTGGCGCAAGGACTGATTAACGCAATACCAATATTGATTGCAATGGCTCCGGGCATAATTCAGAGTCTGCTGACTGGAATATTGACGATGATTCCTCAGATTATCCAGACAGGCATAGTGTTGATTGGTCAGTTGGCTATTGGATTGGTGGAGGCGATACCGAAAATTATTGATGCGATACCGCAGATTATTGATTCAATAAAATCTTCCTTTAGCAGCGTTGATTGGGGGGCGGTAGGACACGATATTATCGAAGGTATCAAGAATGGTATTGGAAAGGCTGCCTCCATGCTGCTCGATATGGTAGTGGATGTGGGACACAAAGCATTTAACGCAATAAGAGACTTATTTAAAATCAATTCCCCATCCCGAGTTTTCCGTGACAAAATAGGCAAGATGATGGCATTAGGCATGGGAATCGGATTTGAATCCAATGTTCCTTTGGGAGAAATGAAGAAAGGACTGGGGCAGGCGTTAAAGACGCTGGAAGGCCAGGCAAGCGTGGCTATGTCCACCTTTGGAGGCGGAATCTCTTATCAGAATTCCATCCTGTCCGGCGGCAGCGCAATGCAGGGATTCGACTTTGATGAGTTCGAACGCCGGCAGAGAAAGATCAACAATGAAAGAACAGACAGGCCTGTATTCCTGAATGGACGTCAGGTAAACAGAGCATTAAAGAAAGGAGTGCCAGTGACAGTATGA
- a CDS encoding bacteriophage Gp15 family protein — MNPLYEKFPDYVEVRGKRYRIVTDFREWIKLVELLDDEGVPGRKKAELLLQWYIDCPEDTEEAIYKLGEFLAGNVLYPEPKKTDSSKSESEPVFSYTEDAGCIFAAFLEYYGIDLERVRYMHWWKFLILFEGLPEQAEIKQRMMYRKADLNSIKDKEERKRVKEIKKRVALHRKKGSVSDYEIGELFS; from the coding sequence ATGAACCCTTTATATGAAAAGTTTCCTGACTATGTGGAAGTCAGAGGCAAGCGGTACCGCATTGTGACAGATTTCCGGGAATGGATCAAACTGGTAGAACTTCTGGATGACGAGGGAGTTCCCGGCAGAAAGAAGGCAGAACTCTTATTGCAGTGGTATATCGACTGCCCGGAAGATACGGAAGAAGCAATATATAAACTGGGAGAGTTCCTGGCAGGCAATGTGCTTTACCCTGAGCCAAAGAAGACTGATTCCTCAAAAAGCGAAAGCGAGCCGGTGTTTTCATACACCGAAGATGCCGGCTGCATCTTCGCTGCTTTCCTGGAGTACTATGGCATTGACCTTGAACGGGTGAGGTACATGCACTGGTGGAAATTCCTGATTCTATTCGAAGGCCTGCCGGAGCAGGCGGAGATTAAGCAAAGAATGATGTACCGCAAAGCAGATCTGAATTCGATTAAAGACAAGGAAGAAAGAAAGCGGGTAAAAGAGATCAAGAAACGGGTCGCGCTCCACAGAAAGAAGGGCAGCGTATCCGATTATGAGATAGGAGAATTATTCTCATGA
- a CDS encoding DUF6673 family protein, with protein MSLWKFGTFEQEIDFTDADFMDALEEAQEQLVIQSKETPKVGKKSDIIRAQVDCFAQFFDHIFGPGTSEKMYEGRVSLELAIQSAESFSRFGEQEGGRMDQSYSKYYVTANRNTQQRQGGQKGQHHNR; from the coding sequence ATGAGTTTGTGGAAATTCGGAACATTTGAACAAGAGATTGACTTTACAGATGCGGACTTCATGGACGCCCTGGAGGAAGCCCAGGAGCAGTTGGTCATCCAGAGCAAAGAAACCCCAAAGGTGGGAAAGAAAAGCGACATTATCCGCGCGCAGGTAGACTGTTTTGCCCAGTTCTTTGACCATATATTTGGCCCGGGAACCAGTGAAAAGATGTATGAAGGAAGAGTCAGCCTGGAACTGGCGATCCAGTCAGCAGAATCATTTTCCCGGTTTGGAGAACAGGAAGGCGGACGGATGGATCAAAGCTATAGCAAATATTATGTAACTGCGAACCGTAATACGCAGCAGAGGCAAGGCGGCCAGAAAGGGCAGCATCATAACAGGTGA
- a CDS encoding helix-turn-helix domain-containing protein codes for MDKARILEQLIKEQGYNLKSFAAKCGMPYTTLYGIIKNGVGRASVNNVNLICRNLGIEMKDLEAMAKGTPVKEYEPTYEDVEHLIARNGKEFSTEQKMRLIKLLSEIDS; via the coding sequence ATGGATAAAGCAAGAATCCTAGAACAGTTGATCAAGGAACAGGGCTATAATCTAAAATCTTTCGCCGCCAAGTGCGGCATGCCCTATACAACCTTATATGGGATTATTAAGAACGGAGTAGGACGCGCCAGCGTCAACAATGTCAACCTAATATGCCGGAATCTGGGAATCGAGATGAAAGACTTGGAGGCAATGGCAAAGGGTACCCCTGTCAAAGAATACGAGCCTACTTATGAAGATGTGGAACATCTGATCGCAAGGAATGGAAAGGAATTTTCCACAGAACAGAAGATGCGCCTGATCAAGCTGCTGTCCGAAATTGATTCATAA
- a CDS encoding ImmA/IrrE family metallo-endopeptidase, which yields MADTKIIAATLEVFQECEVRSFPVDCCSLLRHYGYKVYTYKELKMKNNELYEMCMGYSDDAFQDGCTGIIAYNQDKPAGRSRFSLMHELGHHVFAHVGNSARNEREANAFASNLLAPRMAIHHAHCHSASDVAHIFELSYEAASNAFADYQKWHARVARYSMTTLDQQMYQHFYHSSAGRFVWNIRRCPSCGKALYNRQECGCQLTAYPEYIPAYRAEDSWDRDNDRQFKKAVSRWLYEE from the coding sequence TTGGCTGATACAAAGATTATCGCCGCAACTTTAGAAGTGTTTCAGGAGTGCGAAGTGCGCTCTTTTCCGGTGGACTGCTGCAGTCTGCTTCGGCACTATGGATATAAGGTATACACCTATAAGGAATTAAAAATGAAGAATAACGAATTGTATGAGATGTGCATGGGCTATTCCGACGATGCATTTCAAGATGGATGCACCGGCATCATTGCCTACAATCAGGACAAGCCTGCCGGAAGAAGCCGTTTTTCCTTGATGCATGAACTGGGCCACCATGTCTTTGCACATGTAGGCAATTCTGCCCGGAATGAGCGGGAAGCCAATGCCTTTGCCAGCAATCTTCTGGCTCCACGCATGGCAATTCACCACGCCCATTGCCATTCTGCTTCCGATGTGGCACATATTTTTGAACTTTCCTACGAGGCCGCTTCCAATGCATTTGCCGACTATCAGAAATGGCACGCAAGGGTTGCCCGCTATTCCATGACCACGCTGGACCAGCAGATGTACCAGCACTTTTACCATTCATCCGCAGGACGGTTCGTCTGGAATATCCGTAGATGCCCTTCTTGCGGCAAGGCACTGTACAATCGGCAGGAATGCGGCTGCCAGCTAACTGCTTATCCGGAGTACATCCCTGCCTATAGGGCAGAAGATTCTTGGGACAGGGACAACGACCGGCAATTCAAGAAAGCGGTAAGCCGATGGCTGTATGAAGAATAG